A stretch of Christensenellaceae bacterium DNA encodes these proteins:
- a CDS encoding recombinase, translating into MVLHIAMYLRLSQEDVDKRNNVLKDESNSIRSQRLLIQRYIQEHSELSGCPVMEFVDDGYTGTNFDRPQFQKMISLIRSGEIQCVVVKDLSRFGRNYLEVGDFLEHIFPFLGVRFIAINDHYDSADYIGTTGGVDVAFRNLVYQQYSQDLSQKVKAAMHMKMARGQYVTHCPYGYKKAPGEKHKMIIDPVTAPVVREIFLAAIAGKKSTEIASALNERHIPTPMEYKKLTRKDIQNEVMWSHQAVLRIIKDYKYTGAMVNFKCENQTIRARVQKRKTADEWVVVENSHEPIVSHEEYEAANARIRKVKAHQAVQHDRTDRIYYCGHCGRRLRKTFGIDEYYSCATPLYRKNTECSAIRWSRTDLEQVVLSAYRAQLSIMERQYKKITKQKKQNPLEKCRENQKGLLKEIALISEQNLHLYEDYKSGKLDAESFLEQKNRMFSKKRKLEEELAELQKQEETLLNQRETDNNQMSRMQDALSTKGLPDEELIKEMYRLIDKVIVYSNLEIKIVWKINDFFQTTDKE; encoded by the coding sequence ATGGTCTTGCATATTGCGATGTATCTGCGATTGTCGCAAGAGGATGTTGATAAAAGAAATAATGTACTCAAAGATGAGAGCAACAGCATCCGTAGCCAAAGACTACTGATTCAAAGGTATATTCAAGAGCATTCAGAGCTTTCAGGCTGTCCGGTTATGGAATTTGTAGATGATGGTTATACAGGGACCAATTTTGATCGCCCACAATTCCAAAAAATGATTAGTTTGATACGCAGCGGCGAAATCCAGTGTGTGGTCGTAAAAGACCTCTCTCGGTTTGGCCGCAATTATTTAGAGGTTGGCGATTTTCTGGAGCATATTTTCCCGTTTCTTGGTGTTCGATTTATTGCCATCAATGACCATTATGACAGCGCGGATTACATTGGTACAACCGGCGGCGTGGATGTAGCTTTCCGTAACCTCGTCTATCAGCAGTATAGTCAGGATCTTTCCCAAAAAGTAAAAGCTGCTATGCACATGAAGATGGCAAGAGGGCAATATGTTACACACTGCCCGTATGGCTATAAAAAGGCTCCTGGAGAAAAACATAAGATGATTATTGACCCAGTAACTGCACCAGTTGTCCGTGAAATTTTTTTGGCGGCGATTGCGGGAAAGAAAAGCACTGAAATTGCCTCTGCATTGAATGAAAGGCATATTCCTACACCGATGGAGTACAAAAAACTAACCCGTAAGGATATTCAGAATGAGGTCATGTGGAGCCATCAGGCTGTTTTGCGTATCATTAAAGATTATAAGTATACGGGAGCCATGGTAAATTTCAAATGCGAGAATCAAACCATTCGTGCCCGTGTACAGAAAAGGAAAACAGCAGATGAATGGGTTGTTGTTGAAAACAGCCATGAACCGATTGTATCCCATGAAGAATATGAAGCGGCAAATGCCCGTATACGCAAGGTAAAGGCACATCAAGCAGTCCAACATGATCGGACAGACCGTATTTACTACTGCGGGCATTGTGGCAGACGCTTGCGAAAAACCTTTGGAATAGATGAGTACTACTCTTGTGCTACCCCTCTCTACCGTAAAAATACAGAATGCTCTGCTATCCGCTGGAGCCGGACAGATTTGGAGCAAGTGGTGCTATCGGCGTATAGAGCGCAGCTCTCTATTATGGAAAGACAGTATAAAAAAATCACCAAGCAGAAAAAACAGAATCCGCTTGAAAAATGCCGGGAGAACCAGAAAGGTTTACTCAAAGAGATTGCTTTGATATCCGAGCAAAATCTGCATTTATACGAAGATTATAAAAGCGGAAAACTTGATGCTGAGAGTTTTCTTGAGCAAAAGAACAGGATGTTTTCAAAAAAGAGGAAGCTGGAAGAAGAACTCGCAGAACTCCAAAAGCAGGAAGAAACATTACTCAACCAGCGAGAGACTGATAACAATCAGATGTCGCGTATGCAAGATGCTCTTTCTACTAAGGGATTACCCGATGAAGAATTGATAAAGGAGATGTACCGACTGATTGATAAGGTGATTGTTTATTCTAACCTGGAAATAAAAATCGTTTGGAAGATAAACGATTTTTTCCAAACGACGGATAAGGAGTAA
- a CDS encoding resolvase codes for MARISRKKGNVNQTGTDVKDIFRTAVYLRLSVEDNGKKDADSLDNQRELLLSYVADRPYLELIEIYEDNGWTGTDFDRPAFQRMLEDAQKGKINCIVVKDLSRLGRNYVEAGNYLEKVFPFLNLRFIAVNDNYDSASLTSGEHLGATLKNVVNDIYAKDISRKSCSALKMKRVKGEYIGNYAPYGYLKDPQDKNHLIVDTETAPIVVEIFTMRAEGLGVGTIIRKLNEKGYPSPGRLRYERGIITNNNTKGKALPWNRHVLTDMLYNIAYIGHLAQGKSTSCLHKGIPFHWTDPSEWDIAENTHEPIISMDLWEQVQRVNQSLSNAAKASHGKYGNLPKRENPYGSLLRCADCGRVIKQIRSYSTSKKSGTQSYYTYKCSGYIELGISSCPQRSIRAADLDSAVLETIRKQMEVFIDRQRVLQHLITMEKAKAKQAAPNDRLQKLQAEITKKRNMSASLYVDYKDGILSQDEYLYAKETYQTELERLEQEERELRSVHERATAASTGEKKWDRLIERYYHQERLTKEMVNAFVKGIQFYADNSITIEFRYMNEFEELLQECERIRKGVA; via the coding sequence ATGGCCCGTATATCCCGCAAGAAAGGCAATGTCAATCAGACTGGAACCGATGTGAAAGATATTTTCCGCACAGCGGTTTATTTGCGTCTTTCTGTGGAGGATAACGGGAAAAAAGACGCGGATTCACTGGACAACCAAAGAGAACTTCTGCTTTCCTATGTGGCTGATCGTCCGTATTTAGAATTGATTGAAATTTATGAGGATAATGGCTGGACCGGTACAGATTTTGACCGACCTGCCTTTCAGCGCATGCTGGAGGATGCACAGAAAGGGAAAATAAATTGCATTGTAGTCAAAGACCTTTCACGGTTAGGGCGTAACTATGTGGAAGCGGGAAATTATCTTGAAAAAGTATTTCCTTTTTTAAATCTTCGCTTTATCGCAGTGAATGACAATTATGACAGCGCATCTCTCACATCAGGTGAGCATCTGGGGGCAACTCTGAAAAATGTTGTAAACGATATTTATGCTAAAGATATCTCCCGCAAATCTTGCTCCGCATTGAAGATGAAACGGGTAAAAGGAGAATATATTGGCAATTATGCCCCGTATGGCTATTTAAAAGATCCACAGGATAAAAATCATCTGATTGTAGACACAGAAACGGCGCCCATTGTGGTAGAAATTTTTACTATGCGCGCTGAAGGGCTGGGTGTGGGTACGATTATACGCAAACTGAACGAGAAAGGATACCCTTCCCCTGGCAGGCTTCGCTATGAGCGCGGAATTATAACAAATAACAATACAAAAGGGAAGGCTCTCCCTTGGAATAGACACGTTTTAACGGATATGCTTTATAATATTGCTTATATCGGACACCTGGCCCAAGGGAAAAGTACCAGTTGTTTGCATAAAGGAATCCCTTTTCACTGGACAGATCCTTCCGAATGGGACATTGCTGAAAACACGCATGAACCTATTATTTCAATGGATTTATGGGAACAGGTTCAAAGAGTAAATCAATCTCTTTCAAATGCAGCTAAAGCCAGTCATGGAAAATATGGGAATCTCCCTAAAAGAGAAAACCCCTATGGCTCATTGTTACGCTGTGCGGACTGCGGACGTGTTATCAAGCAAATTCGTTCTTATAGTACAAGCAAAAAGAGTGGAACCCAAAGTTATTACACGTACAAATGTTCCGGGTATATTGAACTTGGCATTTCAAGCTGTCCACAAAGAAGTATTCGTGCTGCCGATCTGGATTCAGCTGTACTGGAGACCATTCGAAAACAAATGGAAGTCTTTATCGACAGGCAGCGGGTTCTGCAGCATCTGATTACAATGGAAAAAGCCAAGGCAAAACAAGCGGCTCCAAATGACAGGCTACAGAAGTTGCAAGCGGAAATAACAAAAAAACGCAATATGTCTGCTTCACTATATGTGGATTATAAAGACGGGATTTTATCCCAAGACGAGTATCTTTATGCAAAGGAAACATACCAGACTGAATTAGAGCGGCTGGAACAGGAAGAAAGAGAACTTCGCAGTGTGCATGAGCGTGCAACGGCAGCCAGTACGGGAGAGAAAAAGTGGGACAGGCTGATAGAGCGATACTACCACCAAGAAAGGCTTACAAAGGAAATGGTAAATGCCTTTGTGAAAGGAATCCAATTCTATGCCGACAACAGTATTACCATAGAATTCCGTTACATGAACGAATTCGAGGAATTGCTTCAAGAGTGCGAGAGAATCAGAAAGGGGGTTGCATAG
- a CDS encoding recombinase — MKDVMQLYHVAIYLRLSKDDGDISFSDSKKLESNSIHNQRELLISYLKKHPEMELYDEYKDDGWTGTNFERPDFRRMMEDVRAGKVNCILVKDLSRFGRDYIECGKYIEKIFPQLGIRFIALNDGFDTQSSSSTDSIVIPFKNLINDSYSRDISIKVRSNLEVKRRQGEFISNFAVYGYKKDKENKNHLVVDEYAAGIVQDIFKWAIEGHSPGSIALRLNQLGVLSPMEYKKSQGSKYKSKFKTGAQAKWSHVAVRRILQNEIYTGTMVQGRRTTPNHKTKKFIYKDQNDWVRVEGTHEAIISRPQFDLVQQILQEDTRASAENATVHPYCGRIFCGDCGAPIVRKTAVSDGKRYVYYVCGANKADSHTCSKHSIREEILDDAVLVTIQRQIEIALDMDAALRQIETLSWERTELRKIEANIEVQNQIIQKNNNLRLGIYEDLQSGILSREEFMALKEEFSSRIATAKMVIDQLISSKSEIQHGLSKQQSWLAQFREYENITAITRRLIVSLVERINVYEGSEIEVVFRHRDQFAHIKEFLENQEGKSEKIQIFPQLEVV, encoded by the coding sequence ATGAAAGATGTAATGCAATTGTATCATGTCGCCATCTACCTCCGTTTATCGAAGGATGATGGCGACATTTCTTTTTCAGATTCGAAAAAATTAGAGAGTAACAGTATCCATAATCAACGGGAGCTGTTGATATCCTATTTGAAAAAGCACCCTGAAATGGAACTGTATGATGAGTATAAAGATGATGGTTGGACCGGTACGAATTTTGAACGGCCTGATTTCCGCCGCATGATGGAGGATGTACGCGCAGGCAAGGTGAATTGCATCCTTGTTAAAGATCTATCTCGCTTTGGAAGAGATTACATTGAATGTGGAAAGTATATTGAAAAAATATTCCCTCAGTTGGGAATTCGATTTATTGCTTTAAATGATGGATTTGATACACAGTCTTCTAGTAGTACAGACAGTATTGTAATTCCATTCAAAAATCTGATTAACGATTCTTATAGTCGGGATATTTCTATTAAAGTCCGCAGTAATTTGGAGGTGAAACGTAGGCAGGGCGAATTTATTTCTAATTTTGCGGTATATGGATACAAAAAGGACAAAGAAAATAAAAATCATCTTGTTGTGGATGAGTATGCTGCTGGTATTGTACAGGATATTTTCAAATGGGCTATTGAAGGTCATAGTCCGGGAAGCATAGCTCTACGATTGAATCAACTTGGTGTACTTTCCCCCATGGAATATAAAAAGTCTCAGGGGAGCAAATACAAATCAAAGTTTAAGACTGGTGCGCAGGCAAAGTGGAGTCATGTTGCGGTTCGTAGAATCCTACAAAATGAAATTTATACCGGTACGATGGTTCAGGGAAGGAGGACAACCCCGAATCATAAGACCAAAAAGTTTATATACAAGGATCAGAATGATTGGGTTCGAGTAGAAGGAACTCATGAGGCAATTATCAGTCGGCCCCAATTTGATTTGGTACAACAGATTCTGCAGGAGGATACAAGGGCAAGCGCTGAAAATGCAACAGTGCATCCATACTGCGGAAGAATCTTTTGTGGAGATTGTGGCGCCCCTATTGTGCGTAAAACAGCAGTATCTGACGGCAAACGCTATGTATATTATGTGTGCGGAGCCAATAAAGCCGACAGCCATACCTGCAGTAAACACAGCATACGGGAAGAAATATTGGATGATGCCGTACTTGTTACAATTCAGCGTCAAATCGAAATTGCACTGGATATGGATGCTGCGTTACGTCAGATTGAAACATTGTCCTGGGAAAGAACTGAACTAAGGAAAATAGAAGCAAATATTGAAGTGCAAAATCAGATTATCCAGAAAAACAACAATCTCAGACTAGGAATATACGAAGATCTTCAAAGCGGTATTTTATCCAGAGAAGAGTTCATGGCACTGAAAGAGGAATTCTCTTCAAGGATTGCTACCGCTAAGATGGTGATAGATCAACTTATTAGCAGTAAAAGTGAGATTCAACACGGCCTAAGCAAACAGCAAAGTTGGCTAGCCCAGTTCCGTGAATACGAGAATATTACAGCTATCACACGACGGTTGATTGTCAGTTTGGTGGAACGAATCAATGTATATGAAGGTTCCGAAATTGAGGTGGTTTTTCGACATCGGGATCAATTTGCTCATATCAAAGAATTTTTGGAAAATCAAGAAGGTAAATCTGAAAAGATACAAATATTTCCCCAGTTGGAGGTGGTATAA